The following coding sequences are from one Lolium rigidum isolate FL_2022 chromosome 6, APGP_CSIRO_Lrig_0.1, whole genome shotgun sequence window:
- the LOC124664735 gene encoding probable 2-oxoglutarate-dependent dioxygenase AOP1, whose amino-acid sequence MPRARRSCARTAEHVDGSYLTVLFQNDVDGFELKTRSGGDWVRVRPAGPDSLLVIAGQPLVAWSNGRVHAPLHRVAVGGREDRLSCGVFLLPSKDLVVVDAPPELVTADAPRRFRPFAYMDYLRFKHAAGNGEDVLDRFAGM is encoded by the exons ATGCCCCGCGCACGCCGCTCCTGCGCGCGGACAGCCGAGCACGTGGACGGGAGCTACCTGACCGTGCTGTTCCAGAACGACGTGGACGGCTTCGAGCTGAAGACGAGGAGCGGCGGCGACTGGGTGAGGGTGCGCCCTGCAGGCCCCGACTCCCTACTCGTCATCGCCGGCCAGCCACTGGTG GCTTGGAGCAACGGGAGGGTGCACGCGCCGTTGcacagggtggccgtcggcgggcGTGAGGACCGGCTGTCCTGCGGCGTGTTCCTGCTGCCGAGCAAggacctcgtcgtcgtcgacgcgcCACCGGAGCTGGTCACCGCGGACGCACCGCGCCGGTTCAGGCCGTTCGCTTACATGGACTACCTCAGGTTCAAGCACGCCGCCGGCAACGGCGAGGACGTGCTCGACCGCTTCGCCGGGATGTAA